The Lacipirellulaceae bacterium genome contains a region encoding:
- a CDS encoding vWA domain-containing protein — translation MATLESFNSAEESECGEPLPPLLDRDSAAWITSFGMHLLLLALLAIATLALPSSRKELDLTYEQVELIEEEILTEEFLSADEPMEEMGALSQGGEASALAAAPEFAEESLVVIEADTIADLGELPAIELEQVVLQGPEVSLSTPTQGVGSVGATGAQGAIDRITHEILISLEQAPTLVVWLFDESGSLKKERERISKRFERIYDELGVVEASKNPAFRKHKDKPLLTAVVGFGSQPKLITPKPTDQLEEIQAAVKAVREDPNDPKKGQENVFTAVAMAAEKFRPYRTASRGSRNVLFVVFTDEAGNDVNQLDATVNACQRASIPVYVVGRPAPFGRKTAYVKYVDPDPNYDQRPQWVPVSLGPESLLPERLKLNFVGRGDDDDLVDSGFGPYALTRLCYDTGGLYFAAHPNRKVGRRIRRGEIDNLSAELTAFFDPDAMRRYQPDYVPVQEYMQLVRNNRAKLALVEAAQMSWTSPMENVQLRFPKRDEASLAELLSRAQRNAALLQPKIDRLCQRLLLGETDRKKVREPRWQAGYDLAVGRALAVQVRTAGYNMMLAEAKQGMKFKGERNNVWNLRAGNDYASSRLEKTAEQAIEYLQRVQEDHPGTPWAMFAKEELKTPLGWEWRESYTPMQERNQNNGNVNPRPRMRPQMPQRPPRRDPPPL, via the coding sequence ATGGCTACGCTTGAGAGCTTTAATTCCGCTGAAGAGTCCGAATGCGGAGAGCCTTTGCCGCCGCTGCTGGATCGTGATTCCGCAGCGTGGATCACCAGCTTTGGCATGCATCTCTTGCTTTTGGCGTTGCTCGCCATCGCGACGCTCGCCTTGCCGAGTTCGCGCAAGGAGCTCGATCTGACTTACGAACAGGTCGAACTGATCGAAGAAGAAATCCTCACCGAGGAATTTCTGTCTGCCGACGAGCCAATGGAAGAAATGGGAGCTCTGAGTCAAGGCGGCGAAGCGTCCGCGTTGGCGGCGGCTCCTGAGTTTGCTGAGGAATCGTTGGTCGTCATCGAAGCGGATACGATTGCCGACCTGGGTGAACTCCCTGCTATTGAGCTGGAGCAGGTCGTTCTGCAAGGGCCTGAGGTTTCGCTTAGCACCCCAACGCAGGGTGTTGGGAGCGTGGGTGCCACCGGAGCTCAAGGAGCGATCGACCGCATTACGCATGAGATTCTTATTTCCTTAGAGCAAGCTCCGACGCTGGTGGTTTGGCTGTTCGATGAGTCGGGCAGTTTGAAGAAAGAACGAGAACGCATCTCCAAACGATTCGAACGCATCTACGATGAACTTGGAGTGGTCGAAGCTTCCAAGAACCCAGCGTTCCGCAAACACAAGGATAAGCCGCTGCTGACTGCCGTCGTCGGATTTGGTTCCCAGCCCAAGCTTATTACGCCAAAGCCAACCGACCAGTTAGAAGAGATTCAAGCCGCGGTGAAGGCCGTGCGGGAAGACCCGAATGATCCCAAGAAGGGTCAAGAGAATGTTTTCACCGCCGTAGCGATGGCGGCTGAGAAGTTCCGACCTTATCGCACGGCCAGTCGCGGTAGCCGCAATGTGTTGTTTGTTGTGTTCACCGACGAAGCCGGGAACGACGTCAACCAGCTCGACGCCACAGTAAACGCCTGCCAACGCGCTTCGATCCCCGTTTACGTCGTCGGCCGCCCTGCCCCGTTTGGCCGCAAGACTGCCTACGTGAAGTATGTTGATCCTGACCCGAACTACGACCAGCGTCCGCAATGGGTCCCCGTCTCGCTGGGCCCCGAGTCCCTCCTGCCCGAGCGGTTGAAGCTCAACTTCGTGGGGCGTGGCGATGACGATGATCTGGTCGATTCCGGCTTCGGTCCGTACGCCCTCACCCGGCTCTGCTACGACACTGGCGGGCTGTACTTTGCTGCTCATCCGAACCGGAAGGTCGGTCGGCGGATTCGTCGAGGTGAAATCGATAACCTTTCCGCGGAGCTGACGGCTTTTTTCGATCCCGATGCGATGCGCCGCTACCAGCCAGACTACGTTCCGGTCCAGGAATACATGCAACTGGTGCGAAACAACCGTGCGAAGCTGGCCCTGGTCGAAGCGGCTCAAATGTCGTGGACTTCGCCGATGGAAAACGTGCAGTTGCGGTTCCCCAAACGTGATGAAGCTTCACTGGCTGAGTTGCTCTCCCGTGCCCAACGAAACGCCGCGCTACTCCAGCCGAAGATCGATCGCCTCTGCCAGCGGTTGCTACTAGGAGAAACCGATCGAAAGAAAGTCCGCGAACCACGCTGGCAGGCGGGCTACGACTTGGCCGTCGGCAGGGCTCTAGCAGTCCAAGTCCGCACGGCAGGATACAACATGATGCTCGCCGAGGCGAAACAGGGCATGAAGTTCAAGGGCGAGCGGAACAACGTCTGGAACCTACGGGCCGGCAACGACTACGCGAGTAGCCGCTTAGAGAAAACCGCCGAGCAGGCGATTGAGTATCTCCAACGCGTGCAAGAAGACCACCCCGGCACGCCTTGGGCCATGTTTGCCAAGGAAGAACTCAAGACGCCGCTAGGCTGGGAGTGGAGAGAGTCTTACACGCCGATGCAGGAGCGTAACCAAAACAACGGCAACGTGAACCCACGACCACGCATGCGGCCACAGATGCCGCAACGGCCACCGCGGAGAGATCCTCCCCCGTTGTAG
- a CDS encoding alpha/beta fold hydrolase: MHRTLRFILFISLCSFVAALVPISANAQSSAEPESLSLSTKDGVQIKATYYPSSVGEQAVPVVVIHDEKESRAVFEEFALMLQSPTAPTGQKRDARAVLTVDLRGHGESRTAVGRRGDTIELDASKFRQNDYAAMVLQDMEAVRNFLVKENNARRLNLNKLCVVGAGMGANVATLWAARDWSMPPLARVKQGQDVKALVLISPQWSFRGLPLKNAIRQPGVRERVSYFIAFGSEDKKSAKDAKTIYKNLEKFHPDPARDQPEKKSLYFIDNLKTKLKGSELITKQQFKLQPYIDYFIEQRLVKQDYPWINRKIK, from the coding sequence ATGCATAGAACTCTCCGTTTCATTCTCTTCATTTCACTCTGCTCATTCGTTGCAGCGTTGGTTCCGATCTCAGCAAATGCCCAAAGCAGCGCTGAACCGGAAAGCTTATCTCTGAGCACGAAAGATGGGGTCCAAATCAAAGCGACCTACTATCCGAGTTCCGTGGGCGAACAGGCGGTTCCGGTTGTGGTGATCCACGATGAAAAAGAGTCGCGAGCGGTATTCGAGGAGTTCGCTCTGATGCTGCAAAGCCCAACGGCCCCTACAGGACAGAAGCGAGACGCCCGAGCGGTTCTGACGGTCGACCTCCGCGGTCATGGCGAAAGCCGCACTGCCGTTGGACGACGCGGTGATACGATCGAACTTGATGCGAGTAAGTTTCGGCAGAACGACTACGCGGCGATGGTCCTGCAAGATATGGAAGCGGTCCGCAACTTTCTCGTGAAAGAGAACAACGCACGACGACTCAACTTGAACAAGCTGTGTGTTGTGGGAGCGGGTATGGGAGCAAACGTCGCAACCCTGTGGGCGGCTCGTGATTGGAGTATGCCTCCGCTGGCCCGCGTCAAACAGGGACAGGATGTGAAAGCGTTGGTTCTGATTTCACCGCAATGGAGCTTCCGCGGATTGCCCCTCAAGAATGCGATCCGTCAGCCGGGAGTGCGTGAGCGAGTTTCCTATTTCATCGCCTTCGGGAGCGAGGACAAGAAGTCAGCCAAAGACGCAAAAACCATCTACAAGAATCTAGAAAAGTTCCACCCCGATCCCGCCCGTGATCAGCCTGAGAAGAAAAGCCTCTATTTCATTGATAACTTGAAGACAAAACTCAAGGGCAGCGAACTGATAACGAAGCAGCAATTCAAGCTGCAACCTTATATTGATTACTTCATCGAGCAACGACTCGTGAAGCAGGATTACCCTTGGATCAATCGTAAGATCAAGTGA
- a CDS encoding LysM peptidoglycan-binding domain-containing protein: MISRRRKITTAAIVLSLGLLIAWPFRRSGEVQPATKVAPVSAVSQPALASSTRTSQLPGPIALEPVQESRPESLHQTRPSEGLPSTLASALVKSEPSPVAATIPPLAVAPPVTEPSTQEVRAARSLMQGNAQLFADGKRPIYSTAMLPTSVEPQVSKDAKSPDEAESEPAATDLRIHVVHNGDTLERLARRYLDDERRALEIFDLNRETLTNPHLLPIGVEIVIPAKPIAK; encoded by the coding sequence ATGATCTCTCGGCGCCGAAAAATCACGACAGCAGCAATCGTCCTGTCGTTGGGACTCCTCATCGCTTGGCCATTCCGTCGTAGCGGCGAGGTGCAGCCAGCTACAAAAGTCGCCCCGGTGTCGGCTGTTTCGCAGCCAGCCCTTGCATCGTCGACGCGCACAAGTCAACTACCCGGTCCAATCGCCTTGGAGCCTGTCCAGGAAAGTCGGCCAGAGAGTTTGCACCAGACAAGGCCCTCAGAGGGACTGCCGAGCACGCTCGCTTCAGCGCTTGTGAAGAGTGAGCCCTCTCCAGTCGCTGCAACGATTCCTCCGCTCGCAGTGGCACCGCCAGTCACTGAACCGAGTACCCAGGAAGTACGGGCAGCCAGAAGCTTGATGCAAGGCAATGCTCAACTGTTTGCCGATGGAAAGCGGCCAATTTACTCGACAGCCATGCTGCCGACCTCAGTCGAGCCTCAAGTGTCCAAAGATGCGAAGTCGCCCGATGAGGCCGAATCGGAGCCAGCAGCTACCGATCTACGAATCCACGTCGTTCACAACGGCGACACGCTCGAACGGCTTGCTCGACGTTATTTGGATGATGAGCGACGCGCCCTGGAGATCTTCGACTTGAATCGAGAAACACTCACAAACCCCCACTTACTGCCGATTGGTGTGGAGATTGTGATTCCTGCGAAGCCAATTGCGAAGTAA
- the secD gene encoding protein translocase subunit SecD: MQAFLIVGLAIVLPLAYTTPSVGQELSGSETEVEQEAEEKPVDEADRKIISTDPSDVAANAAEQGLGPGIITLGVVIALFVVPTMIGNWLAKKWRMTDHGWKISLALGTIAAAAVVYQTGEVKLGPDLSGGITLIYELAEDQAEGDGGEESAAEEEENAEVNMDNMIAALIERVDPSGTKEVTIRKYGRGQVEIIIPSATQQELAQIKRNISTAGLLKFRITASNAFSNHRPKIKAALALPPGERILKFDGEPVARWVAFREDSPIGRDTEGTYVKRKVGDKEQVLILLPLDDGLDVTGKDVSAARVGVDQSNQPNVQFTMNTLGAYKFGQLTGRHLPQASGAKYNLGILIDDVLKSAPSINGRISSNGEISGVGTEEEAKFIAGIINAGSLPARLNEDPISEERISPTLGAETIRKGKLAIGVSLAAVVVFMLLYYRFAGFVACLALGVNLLLILGTMVLIKGAFTLPGLAGLVLTVGMSVDANVLIFERIREELGRGAALRMAIRNGFARATQTIVDANITTLITAIVIYKFAPDSVKGFGVTLILGIIMSMYTAIFLSRLVFDIAEKLKYLKGLSMGRILGETAIDFLGKRGIAAVFSAIVIGIGIFGISGRGTDLLNIDFTGGTSVTMVLDKPMEFSEVKALLDETELKDKNMSLVSVGEGNTQYRVTSVAEEVGKVQEIIKETIGDNLRKYNVDFDEVTPLGDDQASTEAAQADSNVSMASLLRTLPVAPLMLQVEETAEETAEETSEAEEAETTSEPAEEEASEETSTNENSSEESAEEAEETAESGFTSEGNPFENGTSAVLTFSGNDDESGVSYDSLMLRVNEALEATGHQGTAVAVSNDEYLQNTSTSRGFATWEIKLALPEAEAREVLTELQAKTNAEPVFPLANKIGGRVAGRMSKDAIAAIVISLLGIIGYIWFRFQRVIYGLAAVVALVHDVAVTLGVIALTGYLVNGAPGIASALLIDKFQISLPIVAAFLTIIGYSLNDTIVVFDRIREVKGKSPTLTREMINESINQTLSRTLLTSLTTLLTVLILYFLGGDGIHGFAFALVIGVLVGTYSSIFIASPALLWMSQRAEAAAAANRNA; the protein is encoded by the coding sequence ATGCAGGCTTTCTTGATCGTCGGACTAGCGATTGTATTGCCGCTTGCTTACACGACGCCGTCAGTCGGTCAGGAACTCTCCGGCAGCGAGACCGAAGTCGAGCAGGAGGCTGAAGAGAAGCCTGTTGACGAGGCGGATCGGAAGATCATCTCGACGGACCCCTCGGACGTGGCCGCCAACGCGGCTGAGCAAGGGCTCGGCCCCGGGATCATCACGCTGGGTGTTGTCATCGCCCTGTTCGTTGTACCAACCATGATTGGTAACTGGCTGGCCAAGAAGTGGCGGATGACCGATCACGGCTGGAAGATCTCGCTCGCTTTGGGAACGATTGCTGCCGCGGCGGTGGTGTATCAAACCGGTGAGGTGAAGCTCGGCCCTGACCTGAGCGGCGGTATTACGCTGATTTACGAGCTTGCTGAAGATCAAGCCGAAGGCGACGGCGGAGAAGAAAGTGCCGCAGAAGAAGAGGAAAACGCTGAAGTCAATATGGACAACATGATCGCCGCGCTGATTGAACGCGTCGATCCCAGCGGCACCAAGGAAGTAACTATCCGCAAATACGGTCGCGGTCAGGTTGAAATCATCATTCCATCAGCGACACAACAAGAGTTGGCACAGATCAAACGCAATATCTCAACAGCCGGCCTCTTGAAATTTCGTATCACCGCCTCCAACGCGTTTAGCAACCACCGTCCCAAGATCAAAGCTGCCCTGGCCTTGCCACCGGGGGAGCGAATCTTGAAGTTTGACGGCGAACCGGTCGCCCGCTGGGTTGCATTCCGCGAGGACAGCCCAATCGGTCGCGACACGGAAGGAACTTATGTGAAGCGGAAGGTCGGCGACAAAGAGCAGGTACTTATTCTACTTCCGCTTGATGATGGCCTTGATGTGACTGGTAAAGATGTCAGCGCAGCCCGCGTGGGCGTCGATCAATCAAACCAGCCCAACGTGCAGTTCACCATGAACACGCTGGGGGCTTACAAGTTTGGCCAGCTCACGGGCAGGCATTTGCCGCAAGCTTCCGGGGCGAAGTACAACCTGGGCATTTTGATTGACGACGTGCTAAAATCGGCCCCCTCGATTAACGGTCGCATTAGCAGCAACGGTGAAATCTCCGGAGTTGGCACCGAAGAAGAGGCCAAGTTCATCGCTGGCATTATCAACGCTGGTAGTCTGCCTGCCCGATTGAACGAAGATCCGATTAGCGAAGAGCGCATCAGTCCTACATTGGGAGCTGAAACCATCCGTAAAGGGAAGCTAGCGATTGGCGTTTCCTTGGCAGCGGTCGTGGTCTTTATGTTGCTTTACTATCGCTTTGCTGGTTTCGTTGCCTGTCTCGCGTTGGGAGTGAACCTGCTGCTGATCCTCGGCACAATGGTGCTCATCAAAGGTGCGTTCACACTGCCGGGTCTTGCCGGTTTGGTACTGACGGTTGGTATGTCGGTTGACGCGAATGTGCTGATCTTTGAACGCATCCGCGAAGAGTTAGGACGCGGTGCCGCATTGAGAATGGCTATCCGCAACGGCTTCGCGCGGGCGACGCAAACGATCGTGGACGCCAACATCACGACGCTGATCACAGCAATCGTGATTTATAAGTTTGCTCCTGATAGTGTGAAGGGCTTCGGCGTAACACTCATCTTGGGCATCATCATGAGTATGTACACGGCGATCTTCCTTTCGCGACTCGTGTTCGACATCGCCGAGAAGCTCAAGTACCTCAAGGGCCTCAGCATGGGCCGCATCTTGGGCGAGACGGCCATCGATTTCCTCGGCAAGCGAGGCATTGCTGCGGTCTTTTCCGCGATTGTAATCGGCATCGGAATCTTCGGCATCTCTGGCCGCGGAACTGACTTGCTGAATATCGACTTTACTGGCGGTACTTCCGTCACGATGGTTCTCGACAAGCCAATGGAGTTCTCCGAAGTCAAAGCACTGCTCGATGAAACTGAGTTAAAAGACAAAAACATGTCGCTAGTGAGTGTGGGCGAGGGCAACACTCAATACCGAGTCACGTCCGTCGCCGAAGAAGTTGGGAAGGTGCAGGAGATCATCAAAGAAACCATCGGAGACAACCTTCGTAAATACAATGTTGACTTCGACGAGGTCACTCCTCTAGGTGACGACCAAGCCTCCACAGAGGCAGCACAAGCTGATAGTAACGTTAGCATGGCGAGCCTGCTTCGCACGCTGCCCGTTGCTCCGCTGATGCTTCAAGTCGAAGAGACTGCAGAAGAAACGGCAGAAGAGACTAGCGAAGCGGAAGAAGCTGAAACGACGAGCGAGCCCGCTGAAGAAGAGGCCAGCGAAGAAACCTCGACTAATGAAAACAGCAGTGAAGAATCCGCTGAAGAAGCGGAGGAGACAGCCGAGTCTGGTTTCACAAGCGAAGGAAACCCTTTCGAAAACGGCACCTCAGCGGTTCTCACTTTCAGCGGCAACGACGATGAGAGTGGCGTCAGCTACGACTCGTTGATGCTTCGGGTTAACGAAGCTCTCGAGGCAACCGGGCACCAGGGAACTGCTGTTGCCGTGAGCAACGATGAGTACCTGCAAAACACCAGCACATCACGTGGTTTCGCCACTTGGGAGATTAAACTAGCACTTCCCGAAGCAGAGGCTCGCGAGGTACTTACCGAGCTACAAGCCAAGACCAACGCAGAGCCGGTCTTCCCGTTGGCCAATAAAATCGGTGGCCGTGTTGCGGGTCGCATGAGCAAAGATGCCATCGCTGCGATCGTGATCAGCCTACTGGGCATCATCGGCTACATTTGGTTCCGCTTTCAAAGGGTGATTTACGGCTTGGCCGCTGTTGTGGCACTTGTACACGACGTGGCGGTGACTTTGGGCGTGATTGCTTTGACGGGGTACCTCGTCAACGGTGCCCCGGGGATCGCCAGTGCTCTGCTGATTGATAAGTTCCAGATCAGCCTGCCAATCGTAGCGGCCTTCCTAACGATTATCGGTTACTCGCTCAACGATACGATCGTCGTGTTCGATCGTATTCGCGAGGTGAAAGGAAAGAGCCCGACGCTTACGCGAGAGATGATCAATGAGAGTATCAACCAAACTCTCTCGCGTACCTTGCTGACGTCGCTGACTACCTTGCTGACAGTGCTGATTCTGTACTTCTTGGGAGGAGACGGAATCCACGGGTTTGCCTTTGCCTTGGTGATTGGCGTACTCGTGGGTACTTACAGCTCGATCTTCATTGCTTCGCCAGCGCTGCTCTGGATGAGCCAACGGGCCGAAGCCGCTGCGGCAGCGAACCGTAACGCCTAG
- the yajC gene encoding preprotein translocase subunit YajC, with amino-acid sequence MAVLQYLTGDFLSSGLVAQGFWLLAETEGKKPAADPGGFAGLPFTTLLPIILLLFYFMVLRPQQKAQNETRDQIANLKTKDRVITIGGIHGTVTNIQKEQQIVTIQIDEATGAKMRIGTSAIKEIVTDETKADKK; translated from the coding sequence GTGGCAGTTCTTCAGTATTTAACCGGCGATTTTCTCTCCAGCGGATTGGTGGCTCAAGGCTTCTGGCTGTTGGCGGAAACCGAAGGCAAGAAGCCCGCGGCTGACCCCGGCGGCTTTGCCGGGCTGCCGTTCACGACGCTGCTGCCGATCATCCTGCTTCTGTTCTACTTCATGGTGCTCAGACCGCAGCAAAAGGCACAGAACGAGACCCGCGACCAAATTGCAAATCTGAAAACCAAGGACCGCGTGATCACGATCGGCGGCATCCACGGGACGGTCACGAACATCCAGAAAGAACAGCAGATCGTCACGATTCAAATCGACGAAGCCACCGGCGCGAAGATGCGGATCGGCACGAGTGCCATCAAAGAGATTGTCACCGACGAGACGAAGGCGGATAAGAAGTAG
- the tgt gene encoding tRNA guanosine(34) transglycosylase Tgt — protein sequence MSSFQFDLLHTDRDARRGTLHTPHGTVQTPAFMPVGTQGTVKGVDIGRVAETGAQMVLANTYHLHLRPGDEVVAQLGDLHGFMQWSGPILTDSGGFQVFSLADRSKVDENGVTFQSHIDGSKIELTPERSMSIQENLGADLIMAFDHVIALPNTPEAVADATWRSVRWAERCQRAHSREDQMLLGIVQGGLDHQLRRECAEAMVALDFPSYAVGGLSVGEPPPEMYAAIQATTPHLPTDRIRYLMGVGKPEDLLEAVKRGIDLFDCVMPTRNGRNALVFTDEGPRRLKNAKYALEQEPIEKHCPCPACRHSRGYLRHLFQANEMLGPVLASIHNLTYYQRLLAEAREAIVADAFEEFHARKVAGWAKD from the coding sequence ATGTCATCTTTCCAGTTCGACCTTCTGCATACCGACCGCGACGCTCGACGTGGGACGCTGCACACGCCGCATGGCACGGTTCAGACTCCCGCTTTCATGCCCGTGGGCACGCAAGGCACGGTTAAGGGTGTCGATATCGGTCGCGTTGCTGAAACCGGCGCGCAGATGGTTCTAGCGAATACTTACCATTTGCATCTTCGCCCGGGTGACGAAGTGGTCGCACAGTTGGGCGACCTACACGGATTCATGCAGTGGTCAGGGCCGATCCTCACCGACAGTGGTGGGTTTCAAGTCTTTAGTTTGGCGGATCGCTCGAAAGTTGATGAAAACGGAGTCACGTTTCAGTCGCACATTGACGGCTCAAAGATCGAGCTCACGCCCGAGCGCTCAATGTCGATTCAAGAGAATCTGGGCGCAGACCTAATCATGGCGTTCGATCATGTGATCGCACTGCCGAACACTCCCGAAGCCGTTGCCGACGCCACTTGGCGGAGTGTCCGCTGGGCGGAACGTTGTCAGAGGGCTCATTCACGCGAAGACCAAATGTTGTTGGGCATTGTCCAGGGAGGGCTCGACCATCAGCTTCGTCGCGAGTGTGCCGAGGCGATGGTGGCTCTCGACTTCCCGAGCTACGCCGTGGGCGGTTTGAGCGTCGGTGAACCGCCCCCTGAGATGTATGCCGCGATTCAAGCGACCACGCCTCACCTGCCGACCGATCGTATTCGCTACCTGATGGGTGTCGGCAAGCCCGAGGACCTCCTGGAGGCCGTGAAGCGCGGGATCGACTTGTTCGACTGCGTGATGCCCACCCGCAATGGGCGCAACGCGCTCGTCTTCACCGACGAGGGGCCACGGCGACTGAAGAACGCCAAGTACGCGTTGGAGCAGGAACCTATCGAAAAGCATTGCCCCTGCCCTGCTTGCCGCCATAGCCGTGGGTACCTTCGGCACCTATTTCAAGCGAATGAGATGCTCGGCCCGGTGCTGGCTTCGATTCACAACCTCACCTACTACCAACGCCTCCTGGCCGAAGCCCGCGAAGCGATTGTCGCCGACGCTTTTGAGGAGTTTCACGCGAGGAAAGTGGCTGGCTGGGCCAAAGATTGA
- a CDS encoding DNA-directed RNA polymerase subunit alpha C-terminal domain-containing protein yields MSQVLDLDIKQIVVSPSTFGPNEIKQIAAAMSADYANFRTLREATAELRDQETRTPAASARLGVCEYLVGRYSNAIETLTNADGGALTHFYLGRAHLALDQYDQALTAYESAERAGYNKDDVALAKAEALRYLGRNEEALKTLDDLSGAVEQTAEYLYQRSATVSALGGNPTEAIALLERAVESDDSHAGALFGLALVNDRHGNDDYARQLYEKASGQFPTHIGTLLNLGLLYEDNGQFERAKQCYQRILDVHPAHERARLYFKDSDASKDMLYDEEARRRQDRLAQVLSVPVTDFELSVRSRNCLEKMGIMTLGDLTETSEQDLLSSKNFGETSLVEIREMLNSKGLELGQFAQTKWQEEPAYQNDALSDDERALLDRPIAELNLSVRARKCMVRLGLTTIGELVRRTGDDLLECKNFGVTSLNEVREKLTIAGLKLRGE; encoded by the coding sequence ATGTCGCAAGTTCTTGATCTTGATATTAAGCAAATTGTTGTCTCACCGAGTACATTCGGCCCGAACGAAATCAAGCAAATCGCCGCGGCGATGAGTGCTGATTATGCGAACTTCCGCACTCTCCGCGAGGCAACCGCCGAGCTCCGCGATCAGGAAACCCGCACCCCAGCAGCCTCGGCCCGCCTTGGCGTCTGCGAATATCTCGTCGGTCGTTATAGCAACGCGATCGAAACGCTCACCAACGCCGATGGCGGCGCTTTGACGCATTTCTATCTCGGAAGAGCCCATTTGGCTCTCGACCAGTACGATCAGGCACTCACCGCCTATGAATCGGCTGAGCGAGCCGGCTACAACAAGGACGATGTCGCTCTCGCGAAAGCGGAAGCCCTCCGTTATCTTGGGCGAAACGAAGAAGCACTGAAGACGCTCGACGATCTTTCGGGAGCGGTCGAGCAAACGGCTGAATACCTCTACCAGCGTTCGGCAACTGTTTCTGCCTTGGGCGGTAACCCGACTGAAGCGATTGCCCTACTGGAGCGTGCCGTGGAGTCGGACGACAGCCACGCTGGCGCTCTCTTTGGCTTGGCACTGGTGAACGATCGTCACGGCAATGACGACTACGCTCGTCAGCTTTACGAGAAAGCCTCCGGCCAATTCCCGACCCACATCGGCACTCTGCTGAATCTCGGCTTGCTTTACGAAGACAACGGCCAGTTCGAACGTGCGAAGCAGTGCTACCAGCGCATCCTTGACGTGCATCCGGCCCACGAACGTGCCCGCTTGTACTTTAAAGATTCCGACGCTTCGAAGGACATGCTGTACGACGAGGAAGCTCGCCGCCGCCAAGATCGCTTGGCCCAGGTGCTAAGCGTTCCCGTGACCGACTTCGAACTGTCGGTCCGCAGCCGTAATTGCCTGGAAAAGATGGGCATCATGACCCTCGGCGACCTGACCGAAACGAGCGAGCAAGATTTGCTCTCCAGTAAGAACTTCGGCGAGACGTCGCTCGTGGAAATTCGCGAGATGCTCAACTCGAAAGGCTTGGAGCTCGGCCAATTCGCTCAAACCAAGTGGCAAGAAGAGCCCGCCTATCAAAACGACGCCCTCAGCGACGACGAGCGGGCCCTGCTTGATCGCCCAATCGCCGAGCTGAACCTCTCTGTCCGTGCTCGCAAGTGCATGGTCCGACTCGGTTTGACCACCATCGGCGAACTCGTCCGTCGCACCGGCGACGACCTGCTGGAATGCAAGAACTTCGGCGTGACGAGCCTCAATGAGGTCCGCGAGAAGCTAACCATCGCCGGGCTGAAGCTGCGGGGCGAGTAG